The Coraliomargarita parva sequence TGAGTATGCTCCGCTACGGATCAAGCAGGCGGTGGCCGGCACCGGACGTGCCAGCAAGGAACAAGTGGCCCGCACGCTCCGCCAATTAACCGGCACCGATTTCGGTATGCGTTTTGATGAGTCGGATGCCGCAGCCGTGGCGCTCTGCCATGCCTTTACCTGTCGGCTTCCGGCAGATTGATGCGCTGCTCAATGGCCTGCATCCCTTCTTGGTCGATATGTTTTTTAAATGCGATCGAGGCGGATTGAACCGAGACTGCGACAAGGATGCCGGTCATGAGCAAGCCCAGCACGGCGATCAGGATCGACAAGATTCTGGAGAGGCGCCTTTGCGGCCGGTAATCACCATATCCCACGGTCAGGGCTGTGATGAAGGCCCAATAGAGTGCATCGCCCCGCGACCAGCATTCGATTTTACCCACGATCATCCCAAGGACGCAGATGCACACCGTGAAGGCGAGCAGGAGCGGGGAAATGAGGCAGGTAACGAGAAAGAAGAGATGGAGGAATGTGAAGGTGAAATCCATTAAGATGGCGCTCGATTGCTAATGGCTGCGGCGTTCGTTCTAGCTTCAGGACATGGATATCTGCAATCAGGTCAAGCAGATCACTGCGGCCTGCAATTCAATGATCCGGGATCGACAAGGTAGGTCATTCGGATAAACTCGTATCTACAATGCCCCAGTCTGATGATTCCGATGCAAATCTGGCCAAGCACGGCGTGGAACACCCCTTTGGGAGCCCGACCGACGAAGAGATTCGTCTTCAGGCCCTGAACCATAGCAAGGACCGCTTGCTGTCGATTGTCGGTCACGACTTGCGCACCGCGATCGGCGGGGTGGTCACTTTGGTGAGCCTTCTGGATAAGCGATTGGACCAGGGGGATGTGGAAGACGCCAAGCGTCTTAGCGGCCTGATTCGCCGATCGGCCCACGATGCCGATGATCTCTTAAGGGATCTGGTTGCGTGGACCCGAAGCTCGGGGCAGGAATTGAAATTCCGTATGGAGCGGATTGAGATCACGCAGCTGATCGAAACCGAAATGGAACGTCTCGAAAGCATGGCCGCGCGTAAGAACCAGAAGATCCGGCTGGAAGCCTACGATAGCGGCTTGATTCGTGCCGATCCATACATGTTGCAGGCGATCTTCCGGAACCTGCTCTCCAATGCTTTGAAATATTCGCATCAGGGAGGCGTTGTGACGGTCCGGATCTATCGCCAGCCCGGACTTTGGGAGTTTCAAGTGTGCGACAAGGGGGTCGGCATGAGCCCGGAAGTGCAGGCTTTATTACTCAAGATCGACGACCGTAAAAAGCAGAGCGGTACTTCAGGCGAGGTCGGGTCCGGTTTCGGACTGATGCTCTGTGAGGACTTCGTACAGCGGCACGGGGGCCATCTTACCTGGGAATCGGCTCCGGGGGAGGGAACCACAATTTCCTTCACCATTCCGGAACTGCTGGGCTAGGTCCGGCGGCGGGTGCACAGAAGCTTGACCCGGCGGCGCATCGAATCCCTCCACTCCTCGAAGCGAGTCGACGGGCAGATCTGGCGGATGACTTTTCGGATCTGTCGCCGCGGATCGAGGGACAGGAGGCACTTGCTTGGCAGGCCGCTTCGGTTATAGCTGCCGTCAAACCATTGCGTCATCCACCCGCGGCTCGGCTCGGAGGCAAATATGTAACGCAGTGCCATTGTGAAGGTAAAGGCGGGGGCCATCGGTCGCAGACGTGTTTCTTCCTGGTTGCCACTGTAGAGCAGATCGCCGAGCGAGGTGGCGATGAAGGGATCCGCATCCTTCAGTTTTTCGACGAGGATCGGAGTGATTCCCATGTAGGTGGGCTCCATTTCCGGATGCTCCTGCAACCAGCCGGTCAGGATTGTACTGAATCGCTGGATACCCTCGGCATAGCTTTCGACGCACCAAGCTTTCTGGTCCTGCGCCGGCGCCTTTAAGACAGGCTGGTAGCGGCCGTCGGCATCCTGGCTATACTTGATCGTGGTTCCGTGCGGGCACTGCAGCAGCAGCTCAAACACCGGGCCGATGCCGGCCTTGGTGGAAGGATACATGCAGTAGGGGATCTTACGGTTTTCCGGGTAGGTCTTCCGGCTATAGTGGGTGACTGCAAAATAGTAGGAGGTGATGGCAATGTTGGGCATTGCACTCTGCAGGATGGTGAACATGGCGTCCTGCAGGGTCCCTTTCCAGCCGATATCGACACAGCCGATCCGCCCGCCATCCAGTAATCCCTCCTGCCGGAAATAAGCCAGTACCAGCTCACGCTCCGTAGCAGCCTTGGACTCGATCAGGTGGCGGAAGTCTTCGTTTTTCAGGATGGCGTCCTTGATGGCATGGACTTGTCCGGGTTCCATCTGCTGCTTCGGGCCTTGTGAGCGGAGTTCGCCAGCCAGTTTCGGATCCAGCTGTGATAGCAGTTCTTCCGGTTCGGTTCGCAGGCGTTTGCCCAAGAGCTCGAGGGTCATGACATTGTCCATTTCCTGAAAGCTCAGGCTTAGGTTTTCCTCAGTCAGGCGTAGAAGCGAGGCAAAGTAGGTAGACTGCCGGGAGACATAGAGGTAGCGGACGTCGATCTCCAGCTGCAGTTTGTCCACCAGAATATCGGCGATCAGCTTCATCAGGTAGCCATCCCGGGCGAGGAAATACACACGCCGGATGCCTTCGTGTTGAGCCTTCTGCAGCAGTTCATGGACAAAGCCGAAAAACAAGGGCCCGGTGAATACGGCACCGAGGTGGTAGGAGGGCGGCTGGGTGCCGGCCTGAAGGCGGCATTGCCGGCTGACTCCGGCATGGAGCTGCAGGAACTGGTTTGAGCTTTCGCGGAGATAGGCCTTCTCCAGCGGGTTCAATTCGGCTTCGCGATAGTGGGTGAAC is a genomic window containing:
- a CDS encoding potassium channel family protein, whose amino-acid sequence is MDFTFTFLHLFFLVTCLISPLLLAFTVCICVLGMIVGKIECWSRGDALYWAFITALTVGYGDYRPQRRLSRILSILIAVLGLLMTGILVAVSVQSASIAFKKHIDQEGMQAIEQRINLPEADR
- a CDS encoding sensor histidine kinase — translated: MPQSDDSDANLAKHGVEHPFGSPTDEEIRLQALNHSKDRLLSIVGHDLRTAIGGVVTLVSLLDKRLDQGDVEDAKRLSGLIRRSAHDADDLLRDLVAWTRSSGQELKFRMERIEITQLIETEMERLESMAARKNQKIRLEAYDSGLIRADPYMLQAIFRNLLSNALKYSHQGGVVTVRIYRQPGLWEFQVCDKGVGMSPEVQALLLKIDDRKKQSGTSGEVGSGFGLMLCEDFVQRHGGHLTWESAPGEGTTISFTIPELLG
- a CDS encoding HAD family hydrolase, yielding MQAYSFDIFDTLIARAVATDRGVFSMMRAELRRGQIPEIPDRIVQEFFHIRIEAQKLAMTDEKHPHPEVTLDEIYRAMGKRYHELQASHLKSLQALEESVEVELCYGIPTQIERALALHDRGLKVILMSDMYLSKQVIEQILTKIEPRLMELPLYLSSELRVTKADGSLYELALKEEQLSPKQLHHTGDNFRSDCLMAKRYGVPFTHYREAELNPLEKAYLRESSNQFLQLHAGVSRQCRLQAGTQPPSYHLGAVFTGPLFFGFVHELLQKAQHEGIRRVYFLARDGYLMKLIADILVDKLQLEIDVRYLYVSRQSTYFASLLRLTEENLSLSFQEMDNVMTLELLGKRLRTEPEELLSQLDPKLAGELRSQGPKQQMEPGQVHAIKDAILKNEDFRHLIESKAATERELVLAYFRQEGLLDGGRIGCVDIGWKGTLQDAMFTILQSAMPNIAITSYYFAVTHYSRKTYPENRKIPYCMYPSTKAGIGPVFELLLQCPHGTTIKYSQDADGRYQPVLKAPAQDQKAWCVESYAEGIQRFSTILTGWLQEHPEMEPTYMGITPILVEKLKDADPFIATSLGDLLYSGNQEETRLRPMAPAFTFTMALRYIFASEPSRGWMTQWFDGSYNRSGLPSKCLLSLDPRRQIRKVIRQICPSTRFEEWRDSMRRRVKLLCTRRRT